One window from the genome of Drosophila albomicans strain 15112-1751.03 chromosome 2L, ASM965048v2, whole genome shotgun sequence encodes:
- the LOC117565055 gene encoding short neuropeptide F isoform X2, giving the protein MIHFKSQMSYGCALATFSLSLLLLQHSSAELTTVQGAPINNLYDNLLQREYAGPIVFPNHQVERKAQRSPSLRLRFGRSDPEMLNNIVEKRWFGDVNQKPIRSPSLRLRFGRRSDPNLPQMRRTIYDDLLERQLNLNSQQLNQQPATADEVELTDDYDTAFERVVRKPQRLRWGRSVGNNILDKNQRERAQLDRDMTRWLLLALQQQYDFPSANGSVEDIEEDQDDNSSEFQREARKPMRLRWGRSTGKAPSEQKAAETASVAPKTEN; this is encoded by the exons ATGATCCACTTCAAGTCACAGATGAGCTACGGCTGCGCTTTGGCCACATTCAGCTTAAGTCTTCTACTGCTGCAGCACTCCAGCGCCGAACTAACCACAGTTCAAG GTGCTCCAATCAACAATCTGTACGATAATCTGCTGCAGCGTGAGTATGCTGGGCCAATTGTCTTTCCGAATCATCAAGTGGAGCGCAAGGCGCAGCGTTCGCCATCACTGCGACTGCGCTTTGGACGCAGCGATCCGGAAATGTTAAATAACATTGTGGAGAAGCGTTGGTTCGGCGATGTCAACCAGAAGCCCATCAGGTCGCCATCGTTGCGACTGCGTTTTGGTCGACGCAGCGATCCCAATTTACCCCAAATGCGTCGCACAATCTACGATGATCTCCTGGAGCGTCAATTGAATCTGAACAGCCAACAACTGAACCAGCAACCAGCTACGGCTGATGAAGTGGAACTAACCGATGACTATGATACCGCCTTTGAGCGTGTTGTGCGCAAGCCACAGCGTCTGCGTTGGGGTCGTAGTGTGGGCAACAATATTCTGGATAAGAATCAG AGAGAGCGTGCTCAACTGGATCGTGACATGACtcgttggttgttgttggctctGCAGCAACAATATGATTTCCCATCTGCTAATGGCTCAGTTGAGGACATCGAAGAGGATCAGGACGACAACAGCTCAGAGTTCCAGCGTGAAGCTCGCAAGCCAATGCGTTTGCGTTGGGGACGCAGCACTGGCAAAGCTCCCTCAGAGCAGAA GGCTGCTGAGACTGCGTCTGTCGCCCCAAAGACAGAGAATTAA
- the LOC117565055 gene encoding short neuropeptide F isoform X1, whose translation MIHFKSQMSYGCALATFSLSLLLLQHSSAELTTVQGAPINNLYDNLLQREYAGPIVFPNHQVERKAQRSPSLRLRFGRSDPEMLNNIVEKRWFGDVNQKPIRSPSLRLRFGRRSDPNLPQMRRTIYDDLLERQLNLNSQQLNQQPATADEVELTDDYDTAFERVVRKPQRLRWGRSVGNNILDKNQRERAQLDRDMTRWLLLALQQQYDFPSANGSVEDIEEDQDDNSSEFQREARKPMRLRWGRSTGKAPSEQKLPLAAETASVAPKTEN comes from the exons ATGATCCACTTCAAGTCACAGATGAGCTACGGCTGCGCTTTGGCCACATTCAGCTTAAGTCTTCTACTGCTGCAGCACTCCAGCGCCGAACTAACCACAGTTCAAG GTGCTCCAATCAACAATCTGTACGATAATCTGCTGCAGCGTGAGTATGCTGGGCCAATTGTCTTTCCGAATCATCAAGTGGAGCGCAAGGCGCAGCGTTCGCCATCACTGCGACTGCGCTTTGGACGCAGCGATCCGGAAATGTTAAATAACATTGTGGAGAAGCGTTGGTTCGGCGATGTCAACCAGAAGCCCATCAGGTCGCCATCGTTGCGACTGCGTTTTGGTCGACGCAGCGATCCCAATTTACCCCAAATGCGTCGCACAATCTACGATGATCTCCTGGAGCGTCAATTGAATCTGAACAGCCAACAACTGAACCAGCAACCAGCTACGGCTGATGAAGTGGAACTAACCGATGACTATGATACCGCCTTTGAGCGTGTTGTGCGCAAGCCACAGCGTCTGCGTTGGGGTCGTAGTGTGGGCAACAATATTCTGGATAAGAATCAG AGAGAGCGTGCTCAACTGGATCGTGACATGACtcgttggttgttgttggctctGCAGCAACAATATGATTTCCCATCTGCTAATGGCTCAGTTGAGGACATCGAAGAGGATCAGGACGACAACAGCTCAGAGTTCCAGCGTGAAGCTCGCAAGCCAATGCGTTTGCGTTGGGGACGCAGCACTGGCAAAGCTCCCTCAGAGCAGAAG TTGCCGCTGGCTGCTGAGACTGCGTCTGTCGCCCCAAAGACAGAGAATTAA
- the LOC117566057 gene encoding LOW QUALITY PROTEIN: condensin complex subunit 2 (The sequence of the model RefSeq protein was modified relative to this genomic sequence to represent the inferred CDS: deleted 2 bases in 1 codon), protein MTLPRSETSLRRSAVGSHRESMMRDMTTVNDDDAERREARRRTLLQQQTRPRDSSALESIEDNETLKKCLEIYNGNKLSRDNAWSLSVIDTLSNLLDRHHKTLSNFKMAGSSLEASSRVYGLRVDSIYLDAMRMSAGLSARTLTEQQLNAAADRDDSITENAEGAALDDNGQTQASAPKPKKRTRSVSTVTKNKDTLNMRLDTAPLQDPVFGKLNSTVGSINASNRLMHNILPTMDSELKLCTTYRFWSSEELPDEVTDYATVETDLNVVDPQSLVSAEFVEKLLRYDQKLNLRPLHTGYIITDEPNPINVNEPREMPDNDDGVDNADDFYENPKELSMAFDINAECEPMPDLDGQTAAVLEVDYNELEELTAEERHTLQNCRALRKQPVVIDDLRPIDGSSKLEYSYRPMDKISQFWAGPSHWKFKRTRARSTFGQINAQDKSSAGGADGGSSTITATAARARRAAQQAAKRRSQQLKFGEYTEHLFQPLESNTKLRKANCQKKWDARKLVLPTKFEFDADYFEKYDYAPSIKVTRRFGVQDEDLDHDANSAIDDVAEDVELFDNDHFSADTPHSPSAMNISGMPEGADTGTFLDGDQAIGGNISQGNTTLRNNCNDTVLEIATDFEGAPTQVTKVIVPFAKRAKVIDMKNLKRSCNSLIQKQLLNDVPDESIPTHLKSSQEHYAKGMASFKEVYDELPSMLTPKMADSLSPSVALYAVLHLANDMRLRLIPQDDFENFTIRQVTD, encoded by the exons ATGACGTTACCGCGCTCTGAGACGTCACTGCGACGTTCCGCGGTGGGCAGCCATCGTGAGAGCATGATGAGGGATATGACAACagtcaacgacgacgatgccgAGCGTCGCGAGGCACGCCGCCGCACtctgttgcagcaacagacTCGACCCCGAGACAGCAGCGCTTTGGAGTCCATTGAAGATAATGAGACGCTTAAAAAGTGTTTGGAAATTTATAACGGTAATAAGCTAAGTCGCGACAATGCCTGGTCATTATCGGTGATAGATACGCTCTCCAATCTGCTGGATCGTCATCACAAAACATTGAGCAACTTTAAG atgGCAGGTTCATCTTTAGAGGCTTCGTCACGCGTTTATGGACTGCGTGTCGACTCCATCTATCTGGATGCTATGCGCATGTCGGCTGGCCTCAGCGCCCGAACTCTGACGGAACAGCAGTTAAATGCAGCTGCAGATCGCGATGACAGCATTACTGAGAATGCCGAAGGCGCAGCGCTCGATGATAATGGACAGACGCAGGCCTCTGCACCAAAGCCTAAGAAGCGGACACGT AGCGTATCCACAGTAACCAAGAACAAGGACACGCTCAATATGCGTTTGGACACAGCCCCGTTGCAGGATCCTGTGTTTGGTAAACTTAATTCAACAGTCGGATCTATAAATGCCTCCAATCGTTTAATGCACAACATATTGCCTACGATGGATTCCGAACTTAAATTATGCACAACTTATCGCTTTTGGAGCTCTGAAGAGCTGCCAGATGAGGTAACGGATTATGCAACGGTAGAGACCGACTTAAATGTTGTGGATCCGCAATCGTTAGTTAGTGCAGAGTTTGTTGAGAAGCTGCTGCGTTACGATCAAAAGTTGAATCTGCGACCCTTGCATACCGGCTACATTATAACCGATGAACCAAATCCTATCAATGTTAATGAGCCAAGAGAGATGCCAGACAATGATGACGGAGTGGATAATGCTGATGACTTTTATGAAAATCCCAAAGAGCTGTCTATGGCCTTTGATATAAACGCAGAATGCGAGCCCATGCCAGATCTGGATGGACAGACCGCAGCTGTCTTGGAGGTGGACTACAATGAGCTGGAGGAACTCACAGCCGAAGAGCGTCACACTCTGCAAAACTGTCGAGCTCTTCGCAAACAGCCGGTTGTAATTGATGATCTGCGTCCCATTGATGGCAGCTCCAAGCTTGAGTACTCCTACCGACCCATGGATAAAATCTCGCAATTCTGGGCTGGCCCATCGCATTGGAAGTTCAAGCGTACTCGAGCTCGCAGCACTTTTGGTCAGATTAATGCGCAGGATAAATCGTCTGCTGGAGGCGCTGACGGTGGCAGCAGCACAATCACAGCAACTGCGGCGCGTGCTAGACGTGCTGCTCAGCAAGCGGCCAAGCGACGCAGCCAACAATTGAAGTTTGGCGAATATACAGAGCATCTGTTTCAGCCTCTAGAGTCCAATACCAAGCTGCGTAAGGCCAACTGCCAAAAGAAATGGGATGCCCGTAAACTGGTGCTGCCCACTAAGTTTGAGTTTGACGCcgattattttgaaaaatatgatTATGCCCCTAGCATAAAAGTGACTCGTCGATTTGGTGTACAGGATGAGGATTTGGATCATGATGCAAATTCGGCAATTGACGATGTTGCCGAGGATGTTGAACTTTTTGACAACGATCATTTTAGCGCGGACACGCCCCATTCACCCTCGGCAATGAATATAAGCGGCATGCCCGAAGGCGCTGATACGGGCACGTTCTTGGATGGTGATCAGGCCATAGGAGGCAATATTAGTCAAGGGAATACCACTTTGCGCAACAACTGTAATGACACGGTGCTTGAAATAGCCACAGATTTTGAGGGTGCACCTACACAA GTGACCAAAGTAATTGTGCCTTTTGCCAAACGTGCAAAGGTCATAGACATGAAGAATCTCAAGCGGAGCTGCAATTctttaatacaaaaacaattgttgaatgaCGTTCCAGATGAGTCGATACCGACTCATTTAAAATCGAGTCAAGAGCACTATGCAAAGGGTATGGCCTCATTTAAGGAGGTTTACGATGAATTACCTAGTATGCTGACACCTAAAATGGCTGATTCATTGTCGCCCTCGGTTGCGCTTTATGCTGTTCTCCATTTGGCTAATGATATGAGATTGCGACTCATACCACAGGACGACTTTGAGAATTTTACAATAAGACAAGTTACCGATTAA
- the LOC117566058 gene encoding ovarian-specific serine/threonine-protein kinase Lok isoform X2 codes for MARDTQGTQATQSQASNIWTQVESQPMEKIVWGRLYGKNIKIKSLDLNNDEFSAGRGEANDLILTLNDLSEKILSRISKVHFIIKRASCDLTNPVYIQDLSRNGTFVNGEKIGMNKTRILQNDDIIALSHPTYKAFVFKDLSPNEAIGLPSEITETYCINRKLGSGAYGLVRLVYERRTCEQFAMKIVKKNMLEVSAHPNNNQNDPVRVLNEAKIMKNLSHPCVVRMHDIVDKPDSVYMVLEFMRGGDLLNRIISKKLLNEDTSKLYFYQMCHAVKYLHDRGITHRDLKPDNVLLESSDEDTLLKVSDFGLSKFVHKDSVMRTLCGTPLYVAPEVLITGGRASYTQKVDIWSLGVVLYTCLSGTLPFSDEYGSPAGEQIKKGNFRFRHPAWQGVSQRAKLLIKQMLIVDPEKRPSIDAVLKCSWMRDTTMLQKAKDLMKLDHMEVGEEENNFLEPPTKRRRH; via the exons ATGGCTCGCGACACACAAGGCACCCAGGCCACCCAGAGCCAAGCGTCGAACATTTGGACGCAGGTTGAGAGCCAACCCATGGAGAAGATAGTATGGGGCCGACTCtatggcaaaaatataaaaataaagtccTTGG aCTTGAACAACGACGAATTTTCCGCTGGACGTGGCGAGGCAAATGATTTGATATTAACACTAAATGATTTATCCGAAAAGATTCTATCACGCATATCCAAAGTACATTTTATCATTAAACGCGCCAGCTGTGATCTGACAAATCCGGTTTATATACAG GATCTATCACGCAACGGCACATTCGTAAATGGCGAAAAGATCGGTATGAACAAAACACGCATATTACAAAATGACGACATCATAGCGCTCTCTCATCCTACGTACAAAG CATTTGTCTTCAAGGATCTTAGTCCCAATGAGGCGATTGGTTTGCCCAGCGAAATTACCGAAACCTATTGTATAAATCGCAAACTGGGCTCGGGTGCCTACGGATTAGTGAGACTTGTATATGAACGTCGTACCTGTGAGCAGTTTGCaatgaaaattgtgaagaAAAACATGCTGGAAGTGAGTGCACATCCGAACAATAACCAAAACGATCCAGTTCGTGTCCTCAACGAGGCCAAGATCATGAAAAATCTCTCGCATCCGTGTGTGGTGCGCATGCATGACATTGTCGATAAACCAGACTCGGTTTACATGGTTCTAGAGTTTATGCGCGGTGGCGATTTGCTAAATCGCATCATCAGCAAGAAACTGCTAAACGAAGACACCTCTAAACTCTATTTCTATCAAATGTGCCATGctgtcaaatatttgcatgatAGAG GCATCACACACCGCGATCTGAAGCCGGACAATGTGCTGCTGGAGTCCAGCGATGAAGATACTTTACTCAAAGTATCTGACTTTGGTCTCAGCAAATTCGTGCACAAGGATTCAGTGATGCGTACCCTATGTGGCACGCCCCTTTATGTGGCACCCGAGGTGCTTATCACCGGCGGGCGTGCGTCGTACACCCAGAAAGTGGACATTTGGAGTTTGGGTGTTGTCCTTTACACTTG CCTGAGTGGCACTTTGCCATTCTCTGATGAGTACGGATCTCCAGCCGgagagcaaataaaaaagggTAACTTTCGCTTTCGTCATCCTGCTTGGCAGGGTGTGTCGCAACGTGCCAAGTTGCTAATCAAACAAATGCTCATTGTGGATCCTGAGAAACGACCCTCAATAGATGCTGTGCTCAAGTGTAGCTGGATGCGGGATACAACAATGTTACAAAAGGCAAAGGATCTTATGAAATTAGACCACATGGAGGTTGGAGAGGAGGAAAACAATTTCCTGGAACCACCAACTAAGCGGCGACGCCATTGA
- the LOC117566058 gene encoding ovarian-specific serine/threonine-protein kinase Lok isoform X1 has translation MARDTQGTQATQSQASNIWTQVESQPMEKIVWGRLYGKNIKIKSLGTSIKPYKVIYTHSSLCVDLNNDEFSAGRGEANDLILTLNDLSEKILSRISKVHFIIKRASCDLTNPVYIQDLSRNGTFVNGEKIGMNKTRILQNDDIIALSHPTYKAFVFKDLSPNEAIGLPSEITETYCINRKLGSGAYGLVRLVYERRTCEQFAMKIVKKNMLEVSAHPNNNQNDPVRVLNEAKIMKNLSHPCVVRMHDIVDKPDSVYMVLEFMRGGDLLNRIISKKLLNEDTSKLYFYQMCHAVKYLHDRGITHRDLKPDNVLLESSDEDTLLKVSDFGLSKFVHKDSVMRTLCGTPLYVAPEVLITGGRASYTQKVDIWSLGVVLYTCLSGTLPFSDEYGSPAGEQIKKGNFRFRHPAWQGVSQRAKLLIKQMLIVDPEKRPSIDAVLKCSWMRDTTMLQKAKDLMKLDHMEVGEEENNFLEPPTKRRRH, from the exons ATGGCTCGCGACACACAAGGCACCCAGGCCACCCAGAGCCAAGCGTCGAACATTTGGACGCAGGTTGAGAGCCAACCCATGGAGAAGATAGTATGGGGCCGACTCtatggcaaaaatataaaaataaagtccTTGGGTACGAGCATCAAACCATACAAAGTTATATATACGCATTCGTCCCTTTGTGTTG aCTTGAACAACGACGAATTTTCCGCTGGACGTGGCGAGGCAAATGATTTGATATTAACACTAAATGATTTATCCGAAAAGATTCTATCACGCATATCCAAAGTACATTTTATCATTAAACGCGCCAGCTGTGATCTGACAAATCCGGTTTATATACAG GATCTATCACGCAACGGCACATTCGTAAATGGCGAAAAGATCGGTATGAACAAAACACGCATATTACAAAATGACGACATCATAGCGCTCTCTCATCCTACGTACAAAG CATTTGTCTTCAAGGATCTTAGTCCCAATGAGGCGATTGGTTTGCCCAGCGAAATTACCGAAACCTATTGTATAAATCGCAAACTGGGCTCGGGTGCCTACGGATTAGTGAGACTTGTATATGAACGTCGTACCTGTGAGCAGTTTGCaatgaaaattgtgaagaAAAACATGCTGGAAGTGAGTGCACATCCGAACAATAACCAAAACGATCCAGTTCGTGTCCTCAACGAGGCCAAGATCATGAAAAATCTCTCGCATCCGTGTGTGGTGCGCATGCATGACATTGTCGATAAACCAGACTCGGTTTACATGGTTCTAGAGTTTATGCGCGGTGGCGATTTGCTAAATCGCATCATCAGCAAGAAACTGCTAAACGAAGACACCTCTAAACTCTATTTCTATCAAATGTGCCATGctgtcaaatatttgcatgatAGAG GCATCACACACCGCGATCTGAAGCCGGACAATGTGCTGCTGGAGTCCAGCGATGAAGATACTTTACTCAAAGTATCTGACTTTGGTCTCAGCAAATTCGTGCACAAGGATTCAGTGATGCGTACCCTATGTGGCACGCCCCTTTATGTGGCACCCGAGGTGCTTATCACCGGCGGGCGTGCGTCGTACACCCAGAAAGTGGACATTTGGAGTTTGGGTGTTGTCCTTTACACTTG CCTGAGTGGCACTTTGCCATTCTCTGATGAGTACGGATCTCCAGCCGgagagcaaataaaaaagggTAACTTTCGCTTTCGTCATCCTGCTTGGCAGGGTGTGTCGCAACGTGCCAAGTTGCTAATCAAACAAATGCTCATTGTGGATCCTGAGAAACGACCCTCAATAGATGCTGTGCTCAAGTGTAGCTGGATGCGGGATACAACAATGTTACAAAAGGCAAAGGATCTTATGAAATTAGACCACATGGAGGTTGGAGAGGAGGAAAACAATTTCCTGGAACCACCAACTAAGCGGCGACGCCATTGA
- the LOC117566059 gene encoding protein valois, giving the protein MFPQKSSVTYCTPASHQPPPAKELAGNVDYPNLNATDMSARLENLSPRLHDCFDSISMNKQQHFALATNHRDGGQWWGMFFGYKKTDRMTVDNADYKLQCEQTVNILRYADNNVLLVALGDGRLQAWSTYSKVRNAQSPYCLFLIGEETAHKAPINQLYVFKSEPQKAVSSCLENILNVWDLSGADLCSTYRARSAHTNKLTGLATSATSSDQIVSCDRGGCARLWDVRASLPSSTCLYDDKSHLLSFTCAAWAAPSELQGNNFVYLGDYDGNVHTLDIRVPGKLQQTDSYFEAGHVSHLVVNGDHLAVMSNLPASVKISKVNKGHEIIYTNENTHNRLTDAVWSNENTLLTIGHGRKLATHKI; this is encoded by the exons atgtttccACAAAAATCATCGGTAACTTACTGCACGCCCGCGTCTCATCAGCCGCCGCCGGCAAAAGAATTGGCCGGCAATGTAGACTATCCCAATCTTAATGCGACCGATATGAGTGCGCGTCTCGAGAATCTGTCCCCACGCCTCCATGATTGCTTCGACAGCATTTCGATGAACAAACAGCAGCATTTTGCCTTAGCCACCAACCACCGCGATGGGGGCCAATGGTGGGGCATGTTCTTTGGTTACAAGAAGACGGACCGCATGACTGTCGACAATGCTGACTACAAGTTGCAATGCGAGCAAACCGTCAACATCTTACGCTATGCAGATAATAATGTATTGCTTGTGGCGTTGGGCGATGGACGATTGCAAGCGTGGTCAACTTATTCCAAAGTGCGCAATGCTCAGTCGCCTTATTGTCTATTCCTCATCGGTGAAGAAACGGCGCACAAAGCACCCATCAATCAGCTTTACGTCTTCAAATCGGAGCCACAGAAAGCCGTGTCTAGCTGTCTGGAAAACATACTTAAT GTGTGGGATCTATCTGGAGCTGACCTATGCAGCACATATCGGGCACGTTCAGCCCACACTAATAAATTAACAGGCTTGGCAACATCTGCAACAAGCTCAGATCAAATTGTCAGCTGCGACCGTGGAGGATGCGCTCGTCTCTGGGATGTGCGCGCCTCATTGCCTTCTTCGACCTGCCTTTATGATGATAAGTCGCATCTGCTCAGCTTTACCTGTGCTGCTTGGGCAGCGCCTAGTGAGCTTCAAGGTAATAACTTCGTTTATCTGGGGGATTACGATGGCAATGTACATACGTTAGATATTCGTGTGCCGGGAAAACTGCAGCAGACGGATAGTTATTTTGAGGCTGGTCATGTGTCACATCTGGTTGTTAATGG TGATCACTTGGCGGTCATGAGCAATCTTCCAGCCTCTGTCAAGATATCCAAAGTGAATAAGGGTCATGAGATTATTTACACTAATGAGAATACTCATAATCGGCTAACGGATGCAGTTTGGAGCAATGAAAACACTCTGCTAACCATTGGACACGGCCGTAAATTGGCCACGCACAAAATATAA